CCACAGCATGATTCACCCTTGGGTGGGATTATACCTTCTCTGAGCAGATACTGCCCGGATCGTGCCACAAATCCCATTCTGATGTCTCTGCTCCATCTAGTGGAGGACACCCTGTTTCCCAAGAGCCAGCAGCAGTGACACTGAACAAGGTGGCTGCAGTCACTTCAGCTGCAAGAAGGCTCCAGGATCATAGAGAGTACGCAGGAGAAAGGAACCCACCactcaaaaaaatatatatttcttttaaaaaaaaggctaaacTTCCTAAAGAAGGAGGAatgagaaaagaagaaggaaTGAGAAGCAGAATGTATCATCTCCACATGCTCTATGTAACATCATTTGTTTCTATATGGAAGTTTCCAGCGTCACCTTGGAGCAACAGAACAAAGTGGCACGTATGTACACCCTAACCACACAGCTTCTAAGGAAGATACAATTTTTATGAACTTGAAGGAGCTTTAGAGGGGCCCTTCTGGGTTAAAACAGCAGTAGCCATATGGCAAAGTGCTCAATACAATGCATTTTCTTGAAGCACCTCTTATCAGAAATCTCACTCAGCCCACACAGGCATAGCATTAAGAGCACAGTCTCCACGTTTGAATGACATGATAAAGGTGTCAATCATGTTATGTTTTTGATGGATGACTGGATTAAGGCCTGGGTTCTGAGAGATTTCTAAAGATTTTTCAAGAATACGTGTCACTACTGTTTAACCCCAGCAGTAGAGAACAATAGGGAAGGGTAGTGCTCTGAGCCCACCAGTGCAGACACCATCTCCTGAGGCAGTGCTTTACCTGTCTCCCAGCTCCTGTGCTATCACCAGGTGTTTTAGGTGGTACTCGATGGCTCTTTCATAGTCTTGAAGCAGCGTGTACGTGTTTCCAAGACTGTAGCAAGCCTGGGCTTCTACTGCTTGGTCTTTGAGTTGTCTGGAGAGCTGGAGTGTTTTCCTGCATGGAACAGGTGGGAATGAAGAGACCTGGTCACTGCAGGGCACTTCTGCAAGGGGACAGGAAAGTCACCGCTTTGGCACATGCTGCGTTGGAGTTGATGCCTGTAACACACTGCAGGCTGTCAGGTGCCTGTACTAGTCGCCACTGCTGAGCGCCACACACGCAGTCGGCTTTCAGGTCCCTTGTCACATCCCCCTAAGCCTACAAATTCACTGCAATAGGTCAAGATTTCCAGGGAACACGTGCCCCGAATCTGCCTTAGCCCCCAGCACTTACTTGTAGTACTCAGCAGAGATGTCAAACCTCCCAAGGAAGATGTGCGCGTTGCCCAGGTTGCTGTACGCTCGCCGCTCGGCTGCCTTGTCCCCAAACTCCTTCGCAATAGCAAGGCGCTGCAGCAGACACAGATTAGTGAGTACAGATTGGCCACTGACAGGTTCCTCTGACACAGCAACTTTTCTGAGATTAATTTCTTGGTTTGCAAAGCTCCCGCCCAGCAAGATAGCGGTGGACATGCCTATCGGGGCCGGATGCAGCAGGAAATCTCTCCCTCTTTTGCAATTCAGGAACGGCCTTTGGAAAAGTGGGAGTAATATTGCATCCTCCTAACTCCTACTCCAGCCTGGGCAGTACACATCTCTTTAGCTAAAGTGCAAAAGGAGTTATGCACGTACTTAACAGCTGAATAAACGGGAGAATGGAGAGCCGTAGGTCAGGCTGTGAAGGGATGTGGCTGATGTGCAGGAACAAGGCTGTCCCTGCGCGGTGCTGTGGCACAGAATGAGCATGCACGTGTGCCCCCCATCTCACCGTCTGCGCTGATCCCCAGACCTCTGCCCTCACCCGCACCTCAGTCCTGCCTCTCCTTtcacatccccctgctcccccacctCTCACCCTCCACTTTGCAGCACCTGCTCCTGGTCCCAAACCCTGCACAGAGTTTTCCAGCCCCTTCTCCCAAagcactgctggctgctgttcCCCAGATTTACAAATCAGAAGAGCTGTGACAGGACTGACTTTTCAAGATGCTGAGCACCTTCCGCCGCAAGGAAACTGATACGTACTTGGTATAGAAGCTGAATTGCATTTGAACTGGGGCAGGGACTGTCACCTCACCCCTCTGCACAGCTTTAGAGAAAGTTACTATGTTCTACAAGCAACATTTATTCCTCATCAACAGCTCTTTCAGCAGCTTAATTAAATTCATGGCTTGCTTTTATTAAAATCTAGACTGATACAAATTAAGAGCAGAAAAGCCTTGCTAGGCCCAGCTGCAATTTGCCCTTAGATATCTCCTTTGGTTTCCAAGCCAACAGCACCCTTCCCTCAAGCTGCTGATTAGGTGCTGATGGGGATTGGAGTAAAATGTTGCTTAGCATGAGTTAGTACAACAGGGCCAGACATGAAGGTACACACACGAGGGAGAGAAACAGCTGGAGGAAAACATCTCCCTGTACTTGGGCTGCGGTGAGAAGAAAGGCAGCTCCCCAACAGCCagtcagcccctgccccaggagGAAAGTGCAGCAGTTTCCTACCTCCTTGTGGAAGGCTATAGCTTCACTGAAGTTGCCAAGTAAGTACTGGGTGTTGCCAAGGTTGCCATAAGCACGGCCCTGTGCGGCTCTGTCCCCCAGCTCCTTCACCAGGGACAGGTTCCTCCTGGAAGAAATCAGAGCAGCACATCTGGTGAGACACAGCCAAGACTGCAGGAGCCGCAGTGAAGAAACTTGTATGGTAAAGACAGGAGAGCTTTCCCCCCTCCAGCCGCCTGTCCTGTGCGCAGTCACCCCTTGGCAGGTGATAGCCTGGTGATCTACGCTAGCTGCAgctccaggagctcctgcagatccaGTGGTGTAAGTCCCTGCTGCTCTCTTGACCTCAGGCAATCCGCAGCTGTGTACAGGAACTGCACAAGTGCTCACACACCAATGGGCTGATAGGATCCCACATTAAATACAAAATGGCCACCTCACTGTACAGGGGAGAGCCAGGAGCATAGGAGAAAGGATTACCTACAGCAAGACAGGGACAAACCTGGGAGAGGGGCAAGATCCACAGTCCCATGCCAGGGCTCTGCTCATGGAGCTTCCCAGCATTTCTTTaccctgttttttcccccttttacaCATACAGCACACACAGGGAAGCACAGAGCTCCCAGCTGGCACAAATTTACCCACTGGCTATGCTACATGCACCATCCTTTGGAAAAAGGATTGTGAGCTCTATATAGACACTGTCACATCCTCAGATATGAGGAGATTGATATAAGATCTTGTCACTCTCTTAACTTAAAAAGGCTACTTAAAAACCCCTGCATTATTGAAGCAAAACTCTGAAGTACGAGGAGAAAAACATTAGCCCAAAAGTCTGGTGACAACCTTCCTCTGTGGGACACCAGAGTGATCGTTAAAACTATTTAGGAAAGGATATTACAAGCAAGATAAACTACAGATCCATAAGAAGGACAACCAGGACTTCAAGTGGAAGCCTCTTCCCTTGGGTGAAGGAGTCTCTGCTGGTGGCCCCAGCGATGGAGACACGCAAGGATCCATTCTCATCAAGgccagcagagagcagcaggggctACAGGAGCTGACAGTTTAGCTTCCAAATATAGGTCTGAGAAGGAGCAGACTATTGACCTTAATTGCATACTTCAAACTACAGTGAGTTTTGCCAAGGCGATGCCAGGATGAATTTCAGCTCTAATTTTATAAAAGCTTGCAGTCCCTCCCTCACCTTCCTTGAGATTAATTTGCCATTGTAACTTGGCACCTCAGGGGAATATTCCTAATTCATTACCACACGCAAAATCTCATTCAGTGACCTGATTTTCAACAATGCTGAGCCCACAGTCTCATTCTTTTCAAAAAACATCTTCCAGAGCTCCCACATCCTCAGTGGCCCAGGAAACAAGTTCCCCCTATGAGAAATGCTTCCAACATGACTTGGTAAAAATTGTCATCTTGCACCTCCTGCAGCTATCATTAGCCTAATGGCTATCAGAGCTCAGCTGACCTGCAGACCCTGAAAGCTGTCAGCAGAACAGGAACAGCACAAATGCAGATTATGATCCGAGCAGGATAAGCTGAACGAAGGTGTGCCTGTGTGCATTTTCGCAATCACTGATGCCTGACTAGCTCTGTTCCCTGCAGGAGAAAGGGCTGGCCAAGCTTGAATACTTACTCATAATATTCTGAAGCTTTCTGTAGCGTCTCCTTGACTTCTTGAGGCAGGTAGCCTGGATCCTGGGCCATGTTCCAAGATAAGTGCTTTCCTTTTGCATGGTAAACATTTCCTATATTATAGAGTGCTCTGGCTTCACCTACCtaaagggaggaagaacagggAGCAGCAAGGTATTACACTTCACATCCCAATATGGACCTTTCCATTGCTGGGCAGAGATGGTCAAAGCCAGgaggcccacattttcctttccCATCTTCACTGTCATGGCAGCTGTTACTGTCAGCAGCATGAGACCTGTGAGGGCAGCCAGAAGGGAGAGCTTTACACTCCACCTTCTTCCAAAGCCCACCTTCACCATATCACATTTGCAGACAGATGATTTTTCAAGCTAGGAAATATTTCCTGTTGGATGCTATGAAATAATTACCTTGTCTCCCTGCTCCTGAGAAATGTCCAAGTGTCTCTGGCAACAAACAACAGCTTCATCAAACTGCCCAAGTATTTTCAATGTATTCCCGAGGTTGCCACTTGCCTTGGCTTCTCCAATGCGGTCCCCGATGGTTCTACAAGATGAccggaggagggaagagaggtgTTAGAAAGGCACAGACTTTTATTCACCAACTGTTGGAGGCAGAATTCAAGCTGCAGCAAGCGCTGCATGGTATGTACACCACATCCAGCAGTTCCCAGCGCACACGCCTGGCTGGAGTGCTTCATACAGGCGCTCTCAAATTTTGAAGACAGATCCCTGTTTTGTTGTCTCAGGTGAACCATTCTAATGACTTCAGGTGTGCTCACGAGTACCTGGGGATGGGAGAACGGGACACTGCCCTGTGCTTGCTCCAAGCACCCTCCCCACATCCATACCCCTTTTCTCCACCTCCCTGCTCTGAAGGTAGCTGGCCCATTCTTGTTGCCTCCCGAGTTCTCCACGAGAACTCCTCACCCCATGCCTCAGGGCTAGTTTCTAATGCTTATTTCTGGGGCAGATTCCCTCAGGCTGCTGGGTTCAGACCCCACAGAGTTTCCCTTCACTCAAGTATGGACAGGTTGAGCCTGATTAGGATGAAGCACTGCTGACGTGCATACCTGGCCAGGGTAAGGTCGTGTTTATGGTACTCCAGGGCCTTGGAGTACTCCTTTAGGTAGAAATAGGCATTGCCCAGCTGACTGTAGATGGCACTGAGAGTCTTCAGGTCCTCTGTTCCCACCTGCACTGCTGCTTCGAAGAAGGCTGCCCCAGCCTTGAAGTCCCCAGCCTTGCACAAGCGCTCTCCTTCCAGGGCCAGTTCCAGGCAGGACGCCTCCATTCTGCCAAAAGCAAGACCATTATTTCTAGAGGAGTTAGTCTACAGTGCACCCATGCTCCTATGCAATGGTTAAAAAGTTTACTTTTTACACATTTAATTACTCACTGCACtagaaaaaaactacaaaaaacaaccccagagGGAGCCACcctccaggcagcagctgcctctctgCATTCAGCCAAAGCACCAGCCCCAGGTCAAACACTGTTTGGGTGACAATAACTCGGGGACAGGCAGCTAGTGCACCCCAGCGGTGTGGACACCAGCTTTCAGTGGGCATGGTGGGCACTCAGCACCTCTGAGAAACCAGCCTCCTAAGCGTGAGACACAGGAGCAGATAAATTTACAGACTGCATCTGCAAGTGACCAAGGGCAGCCCCTGGGTTCCCAGTGGCAACCTGGACAAGAAACTGGGGGCTCCTGGCTCTCAAGACACACACTCATACTGCAAGAGTAACACGgcatctgtttttcttcaggTGGTGCAGAGTGCAGAAGCCACGTACCCAGGCTATTCATGTCCGCACCGCTTTCCCCTGGGTAACAGAGACAGTAGCCAAATCGTAACACATCTTTATTGGATACCAGAGAAAACCCTGGACTGTGCAGAATTTCTTGGCTATGCAGCTTCCAGTGCTCTGCGTCTGCTTTTCATTAACTCTCCTGCTGTCACTTTTTCCACAGGCGCTCTGCATATTAGCCTCCAGGCTAGCTTTCCTCTCTTGCATTTCTCAACACCTTTGGCAATGGCACATGCTGTGCTGTCAGTGTGAGCACTTTGCGAGCCAGCAGAGGAGCAAGACCAGCAATACTCcttcaagagaaaggaaatgggCTCCTTGGAGCGCTCCAAGTCCTCTCTAAGTTACAGCTGTTCCTGCTAGACCATGCATATCCAAAGTTCTCAGAAGGGACAGCACACTGTTGAAAGCTTACATTTGGAAATACCTTGCCAGCTGCAAAGTCAGCCCCTTCATGAGGTGGATGGACACAGCATGTTCCTGCTCCTCCATTCAGATGCTTCTCTTTGCTCTTTTTGGCTTTTTCATTTCTActcaatgcatttttaaaagtcaaaactATCTAGGTCAGAGGTGGCTATCTGCTCAGAAAAAACATAGCTCACTTGTCTAGAGTCAGAAAAGCAAGGGTCAGACAAAAGATAGTAAGTGTCCAAAGGTGGTTTCTATTTGTTCTCAGACAAAGAGCACTCGCAGGAAGTTTGACTGTGGTACCCAGACCAAGAGAACAACTTGCTCATCACCACTGCgacagcagcagcccagctgaCACCTCCTGGAGCAGTTTCCCACTGAGCCCTAGAAGATGCTTCACCCAAAGCCACCCTTACCACAAGCCAAGGCCCAGTCCCTGCACCCAGCGTCTCTGCAGACCAAGGCTGAGGTGTGTGGCCAAGCCAGGGCACTCCACGCTGCTCTGGTCTCTCTCCCTGAGGGCACAACCTGCCACTGTGCACCCACACACCTCCCGGGCACACTGACTTCAGGGCAGAGTTCCCCCCTGCTCCAGGTCTGTGCTCCAGTATCCTCTGCCCAAGTCTGCACCCAGCACTCGctgcctcctgctgcaaagggacaCAGGGTGATGCACGTACGAAATACCAATCCTGATACATTTTTCCTACAAACAGGCAGAATGGTGTTTTCTCAGCTGCCAGGAAACAAAGCCAGTTCTTCTGAGTAGTGCATAAACTGTGTAAAATCCAACCCCATTTCCCTGGCAATCTCCCCGCTGAGTTGGCTCTGTATGGCTCCAAACACCCAACACTTGGCAGCCCAACGGCATCCTCCAAAGCAGGACAACCCACAAGGACtgtccaaacaaaaaaacaggtgaaaaagCTGGTTCCAGACTCTCCCTCTGAACACACTTGTGACCTCTCCTGTCTCACTGTTCATTTGTCCCCAAAACCACCAAGTAACAAGACGGAGAACGGGACCGTAAGCAGCTCATTTGAGCTCCCACCTTAAACTCCCACACAAATATCTGATTTCAAGCTCACTGCAGAGCCTACATGTGAGTGGCTATTCTACTTGTGCAAGAAAGCTGCTTGCAGTGCCGGTGCAGCCAGTCCCTGCCTCAACTTCTGTTTGataggggaaataaaaatattaaggcTGTTAATACCAGAAATGTTTAACTTTTCTCTACTGATCCTCTTGCTAGACCACATGAAAATTAGTGAGAATGAGCTTCTGCTACAGGATGTTGAATTCAAGGGACCCATTGCAGGATCATACCAAACTCCCATCAGTTCCAAGGCACATTTACAGTTTGTAGATCACTAGAGCAGTTATCTAGTGTCATCATCAGGTATTGACCGGTCTTTGATGATACATCCCGAACTGCTGAAAGACAGCTTGGGACTGAAGACAAAGGAACACCTTATACTCAAATCAGCAAGATTAAGTTCAGGCAGCTTAACAGAGACGAATCTTGAGAGGACTTGAAATGAAGGAATGAGCCATTATCACAGGAACTAACGTTGAGTTCCAGTTAGAAGACAGCTGAGAAAGAAGCAAATTTCAACATAATTTCAGTTCAAATttcaacacaaacaaaaccctttCCAATATCCAGGTCCTTTTTAAGAGACTGAGTTCAACTGTAAACAGTCTATAAGCTGAGTTGGACACCAGTTTCCCCAATTCATCACATTGCAGTCTAGCACGGATCAAATTTATTGTGCAATTTGAATAGCCTGCAGGGAGGGTTCCCATCCACGCAACACAGAAAACCCTACAGCAACAAAACTCAGCTCCAAGAGTGGCATCTTGCTCAGGCCATACTTGCCAGTGGAAACATAACCAGAAGTGAAATTTGTGCCTCAGGGCCTGACAcactcaaacacacacacacacttgcacactCTTGCACTCTCTGGGTGCTCTCCTGGTGTTCCCATAGTAACTCCTCAGGCCCAAAGCAGTGACATGACCCTCCAGTGCACACAGCCTTTTATTAAAATCTGTTTGTCCTTGACCAGGCTGCTTTGCAGAGTATCTGACTTATCTAATTAACATCATTGCTCAGTTTGGGACCTAAGCAAacaaggggaagggagaggaggctTTCTCTCCACATTGTGCTCTGCCAAGCCTTTGCTGTCACGTAAAGGGACAAGAGTCAAGGATAGCaattattaatagaaaaataacccACTTCTAAAACCCACCTGCCCTTCCCACATCCTTGGGGCCCCACAGCCAGAGCTAGTTTTAAGAAACAACTTCACACGCAGTTCAGTCACTGTAGGCTTAAAAGCACCCAGACACGCAACACCAAGGGCAGAAGAACCCACTAAAGGTCAATGAACAAACTCAAGCACACTGAAACATGCCACCTACAACAGCTTCCAAAGGCCATAGCTCAACTGTCTGTAAGAAAAGACTAGAAGGGCAATTTAGGCAGAAGATAGGAATCTGCTGTTCAAGGGAGCCAACCTGAACCACCTCCACAGACTGGCAAAGGGAAGGGAAACGAGTCAGTAAGGACAGACTCAAGTTACAGCCCCAGTTCCTCCCACAGCACGTGCCTGAGCCCTCCCCTACCTCTTCTTCTGCAGGTTGCGCATTTTCTGAACATAAACCCAGAGCTCCAAGCCCACTGGCAGAAGGAAGCAGCGGGGCTGAGGTCTACTTGGAACAATTTTGCAGACAGGTCTCTCTGTTAAGTTCACAGGCAGGACCCAGGGTTTTGAAGATGCTGATGGCATCTTCATGTCCGTACAACATGCACCGCTCTCCAGTTTTCAGCTGTTCTCCAGTCTTCACTCCATCTGCGTGGGCAACATCACCATTAAGTTGCCGGAATCTTGAATTGTGTTTATCTGGGacaattctttttctctctgtacgCTGCCcttgaaagcaaaagggaaaggagcattgcttttgtttccagAGACCTACAGAAAGTAACGTCTTCTTTCCTCTAACAAATACAATATCCTTCATCCGCTGTTGGTTTCAGGCAGCAGATGGGCGAGTTCACAGCTGAAATCCAGAACAAGGGAGCGTCTTGATTCACTCACATATTTTCAGTTCTGCCCAAAGTAAAAGGGCCCTAGAAGAGTCCACGAGATGGTCAAAGGCAAGCAGCTCCCTCCTTTCTGAATTGGTGTCCTCCCAAAGCACTTTGCCTCTATGGTCACACCAGCTATTTCTGTTGGCGCCTCTTTGCTCCAAGAGCAGAAGGACTTCTGCTGCTACGAACCTCTCCTTGTCAGGTGAGGAGCTCAGGGTTCCTCCAAAAGAGGGTTACCTTTGGGCAGAAGCACTCATAGTTTGACAGACTCCAAAGAGGCCTCATCCATCTGCCACCCAGGAAGCTTTGCAAGTTCCAGAAATGATCTGAGCAGTTCTcagactggggaaaagcaggagatGGCAGATCCCACAGAGCACATCCCTGCCCATTTAAATGGGCTCCAAACCATCCCTATCTGTGAAGGCAAAGCCTTctaccccccagcccccaggtaTTAAGTTTCTCCTCTGCTGACACACAGGCAACATGCCTGGACCTGTACCACCTCAGCAAGCACCTACTATTCATATCTTAATACCAGAAAAGAAGATTCAGTCCTTCCTGAGCCAGCAAATTACTGCTGACAAGCTGAAGGTGCTGGGCTTGGCCATATGGTGTGGTTCAGAAGAGAGATACTGCAGAACATGAGCTGCTTTTCCACAGCTAAGACGCTGGGGCTTGTTAATGCAATTCTCCCACCACGCTCAACCTTTTAGCTAACAGCACAGTATGTCCCTGACTGTGGGTTTGAACAAAGATATGGGGAGCGGGGGAAGCTCACTTGGAGTGGTCCCTAAGCCTCACCCTAAATCAGTGCAAACCACTCATACAGACTTGTGCATTCCTCCAGATAAGCAGGATTTCCAAGTATTCAGAGAAGTCACATCCCAGACTCCAGGCCCACCACAAGCAGCCAGGAAGGTCTCACAACATTGTCAGATCAAGTCCTAGACCAAAGCAAGTCTACATCATgtgtagaaaaatgttttcttctgaatgcGTGGAGATGACATGTCTATGTCAAGTCTAGCAGGATAAGAACAAAGTTTTGAAGACATCAGTTGTCTGAAGAAATCAGAACAGTGCCGGTGTGTACAGCAGCGAGTCCCAGCATCAGTTCCCAGATGGAGCATTAAGCAAGTCCTGCAGCTTCTCCACACCTTGGGTTACATACACATCTGTAAAACAGCAATTAAGGTGGCTCCCAGAGCACTTTGAGATCCTTTTGCAAAAGGTGCTTCAAAAAGGGCAAACGcaacaaaaagaacaaattttttaaaagcagtaagagGCCAAATATAAACCCAGTGTTTGGCCACAAATGAGTTAGACAATCTGCACAACATTCTGCCAGAGGAGTGAGTGGCATAACGCTGGCAGATCACTTGGCCCCCATCAATGCGACAGCTGCAATATTTCAAACCAGGGAATGGATGTTGCTTCTGACACTCATATGAGGCAGAACAGGGTGACCTTCCACCGTGCGGTGACACAGGGATGAGGAAGTCTCTTTCCAATACAGCACAGGGGAGGGccaccctccctcctcctcaaCTTATTCTTTAAAGGATAACTGATCTGAAGGCAGAAAGAGCCGAGAAGAACAGGAAGAGCAGATATTGCCTTTAACAATGTTTCCCAGGGTCATCCATCACTGCCAGATAGCAGCTAATGATGATCTGTATCACAGATTGCCTTTTGGCTGCCTTGTCTTAAGAGCAAAAATGTTCCTTTACAAAAGGTACACAGACAAAATTCGAGGACTCTTACACATCAAACGTTTTCAAGCAACACAGCAATATGGAGAAGGCAGCGATGGTCCCAGGAGCACTGGGGATGCTGACAACACTGCCAagtaagaaacaaagcaaacagcacaAGGTGTTATCAGTGCCATTAACCATAATCACCATGACTGCTGTCAAAACAGCACTATAATTAGGACCTGGGTGATGATATAGGTCCCCAGAGGGGGAACACTACTCGTAACATGTGTTCAGAAGCTTGGAGCGACAGTCAGACCTCCCAACACCGTGCTCTCCCCCAAATCTTTGCTCCTTCCTTGCCAAATATTCCAAGAAAATAACACTGCATGGACAACATCACGCCTGTCCTCCCCCTGCTAGGCTGGAAAACAACAGTGCAGACTGCCTTTAGCCAAGAGCTATTCTGCAGGGTCATGGGCTACACACTGACCCGAAGCTCaaggctgccacagctcctgcagcccaggagatACGGGCACAGAAGCCAGAGTAGGACACGGTGACATCCCACCTCTCAGGTCCGCACCTCAGCCCCACGTCCACTCCAGGCgggcagaaaaaggagagacCATACAGTGTCCAGCAATTAAACTTGTCTTACTTCAAACCCACCTTCCACACATTCAGGGCTGCCTTGTTTGGACTGTTTTGCTCACAGCACTTACCCTGCTGACAACAAATCCATCAAGCTGTACAGAAAATAATCATGTCACAAGACAGAGCTAGGAGACAGTTGTCTGCTGCCTTAAAATATTGTAAATCTCGCAGGGCAAGAGACCCTCTTCCTGCCTGCAAGGTgaaactgcctttaaaaaaaaaaaataaagatatttataGCTATTTGATTCATATTAGTGGGGGCGATTGCAGAATTCATTCCCAATCAGAGCTGCTATAGTTCTAAAGTCAGGAATAAAACCCAAGCTTTTAGACAGGaagtaaagcagaaaaaaatccaccaaaaaaaccaaccatagtaaaaaaaaaataattcacatctATTGACATGAATTAATGAAGCAACAGATTTTAGCACCTTACTTGCAATCTGATTgaattttacacaaaaataaatgtgatttcagAGCACTGATGACAGGGgcaattaaacatttttttcccaatcaaAAAGGGATCAAGTTTATCAGGTGCTCAGTGTAAATGTATATTCTCTGGCTTAACTAactaaatatacatttaaataattaactGGCAGCACATCCTTAAAGAAAGTAATCAAGCTAGGAATTATTCCCCTTTAGTAATTTCCTCTCCCAGGCTTTGCAGAGCTCCTGTACGTGAAAAGCAGCCGATGGCTCTGCACCACCAGCTAACACAGCCAGGTaggagctgctccagctccccagggaCTGTTCCCCTTCACTGCACGGGGCCACGACGGAGGGAGCTCCCATCCCACACGAACAGCTCACGAAGCTTCTCCTGTGCCCAAGTCCACACTGCGTTTGACAAAGGGTCTATTTTCCAGGGCTTCTCTACATGAGGAAAGCTATCCCAGATCCTCCTGATGCACAGCCCGAATTTACTTGTGGTGAATTTATACCTGTTTAGCCTTGGCCCAGCACTACAAGCTGGACTAGACCGCTCTTCTCCGCCTGGGGCACTCTCACAACGTGTTTCAGGCAGTTTCCCTCTGGCTACTCTGCCCCAGGCAGGGTCCTTGCTCCTCATCAAGCAACGCTCTCCTCGGAGCAGGCTGGGGCTCACGTCATTGTACCACCAGCACTTGCACAGCTGCCTCTCTCTCACTTGCTCCCAAATGATGAGCTTCCATCTCTGAGAAGAAAATCTTATTACTAGTACATGTGCTTACAACTTCATACTATTACATATCATCACATTGCCATGACACCAGACCTATCAGTCATTCAGTTCCTCCTATTCAATACTCATCCTCCCCTGCACTGCTCATACCTCCGTATCACCAACACACCCATTAGCAACCTGCTCTGTTGTGCAGGGAGGGCACTAATGAAAATACTCAATTAGCTCACTCCTGAGACAAGTTCTTGTGCAACATGGCCAGTGATGCCTCTCCACCCTGCTGACAGCTCTCCTTGCAGCACGGCCCCTCGCTTCACACCCACGTCACAACTCAAGCACTAACCCCTCCTGACAAGCAGTTTCCCCACAAGGCACAGTATCAAACACAGGCTGGAAGGGAAGGGTGACAAACAAATCAAGATATACCTGAAATCTGCCTGGCTCAGGCTACTTCTGGTAGTTTGAAGCCAGCACACAGAAGCTGGTTTCCCTCCAGTCAATGGAGGGCAGAACCTCAGG
This is a stretch of genomic DNA from Strix uralensis isolate ZFMK-TIS-50842 chromosome 21, bStrUra1, whole genome shotgun sequence. It encodes these proteins:
- the GPSM1 gene encoding G-protein-signaling modulator 1 isoform X1, with translation MKMPSASSKPWVLPVNLTERPVCKIVPSRPQPRCFLLPVGLELWVYVQKMRNLQKKRMEASCLELALEGERLCKAGDFKAGAAFFEAAVQVGTEDLKTLSAIYSQLGNAYFYLKEYSKALEYHKHDLTLARTIGDRIGEAKASGNLGNTLKILGQFDEAVVCCQRHLDISQEQGDKVGEARALYNIGNVYHAKGKHLSWNMAQDPGYLPQEVKETLQKASEYYERNLSLVKELGDRAAQGRAYGNLGNTQYLLGNFSEAIAFHKERLAIAKEFGDKAAERRAYSNLGNAHIFLGRFDISAEYYKKTLQLSRQLKDQAVEAQACYSLGNTYTLLQDYERAIEYHLKHLVIAQELGDRVGEGRACWSLGNAYVSLGSHEQALHFARKHLEISQEIGDRNGELTAQVNMAQLKSALGLGPGDEDMGTAHHYSGYEAQGARPKRLQRNSMDSLDLLKFPSEKDQNGDSHHVGDLKISGKEFLSLPARSKKYREHQSSSERKSQGSSTSPLDTTEVRVQVSQSKINRTPSDEECFFDLLSKFQSNRMDDQRCPLEECPSEAAEAAATPVPALEERISQSSLMASPQTEEFFDLIASSQSRRLDDQRANVGNLPGLRITHNNLGHLRVEGDAQEPGDEFFNMLMKCQSSRIDDQRCAPPDSIPRGPTMPDEDFFSLIQRVQAKRMDEQRVDLASAQEEAAEEQQRPGSS